One Gloeothece verrucosa PCC 7822 DNA window includes the following coding sequences:
- a CDS encoding glutamate-5-semialdehyde dehydrogenase, whose amino-acid sequence MVATSVSSPIEKQIAQKTREQARQLAALTSVERSEAIEAIAQALEAAMPEILAANEADTQAAQAEGISPSLYARLKLGETKLKAAIAGVRDVAKLPDPLGTIQIHRELDQGLILKRVTCPLGVLGVIFEARPDALIQITSLAIKSGNGVILKGGKEAIRSCQTLVKVIHEALAKTQVSPDVVQLFTTREEIKALLELDEYVDLIIPRGSNAFVRYVQENTRIPVLGHADGICHLYVDRAADLDQAVKITVDAKTQYPAACNAIETLLVHQDIAASFLPKVESALQPLQVELRGDEKTRDYLDIPAATAEDWATEYSDLILSIKVVDSLTDAIAHINTYGSRHTEAIITKDPEAAQVFLHQVDAAGVYHNCSTRFADGFRYGFGAEVGISTQKMPPRGPVGLEGLVTYKYQMTGEGHIADTYSGANAKAFTHKDLFDPD is encoded by the coding sequence ATGGTCGCTACATCTGTTTCATCTCCTATCGAAAAGCAAATTGCCCAAAAAACCCGCGAACAAGCTCGTCAGTTAGCGGCACTGACCTCAGTAGAACGCTCAGAGGCCATAGAAGCCATCGCTCAAGCATTAGAAGCGGCCATGCCGGAAATTTTGGCCGCCAATGAAGCAGACACTCAAGCGGCACAAGCAGAAGGAATTTCTCCCTCTCTCTATGCCAGACTCAAATTAGGAGAGACTAAATTAAAAGCCGCTATTGCCGGAGTTCGAGATGTGGCTAAATTACCTGATCCTCTGGGTACCATTCAAATTCATCGAGAATTAGATCAAGGCCTAATTCTCAAACGGGTAACTTGTCCTCTAGGGGTATTAGGGGTTATCTTTGAAGCTCGCCCGGATGCTTTAATTCAAATTACCAGTTTAGCGATTAAATCCGGTAATGGTGTTATCCTTAAAGGCGGTAAAGAGGCTATTCGTTCCTGTCAAACCCTCGTCAAAGTGATTCATGAGGCATTGGCGAAAACTCAAGTTAGCCCAGATGTAGTTCAATTGTTCACAACTCGGGAAGAAATTAAGGCACTCTTAGAATTAGATGAGTATGTAGATTTAATTATCCCTAGAGGGTCTAATGCTTTTGTTCGCTATGTACAGGAAAATACCCGCATTCCGGTTTTAGGCCATGCTGATGGGATATGTCATCTCTATGTGGACCGCGCCGCCGACCTAGACCAAGCGGTTAAGATTACAGTAGATGCAAAAACTCAATATCCTGCCGCTTGTAATGCCATTGAAACTTTATTAGTTCACCAAGATATAGCGGCGAGTTTTCTCCCGAAAGTTGAAAGCGCGTTGCAACCGTTACAGGTGGAGTTGCGAGGCGATGAAAAAACTAGAGACTATTTGGATATTCCGGCCGCCACCGCAGAAGACTGGGCAACCGAATATAGTGATTTAATTTTATCGATTAAAGTCGTCGATTCTTTGACGGATGCCATTGCCCATATTAATACTTATGGCTCTAGACATACAGAAGCCATTATCACAAAAGACCCAGAAGCGGCTCAAGTTTTTCTGCATCAAGTCGATGCTGCCGGCGTTTATCATAACTGTTCTACTCGTTTTGCCGATGGTTTTCGTTATGGTTTCGGTGCCGAAGTGGGTATCAGTACCCAAAAAATGCCGCCTCGCGGTCCGGTGGGGTTAGAAGGGTTAGTGACTTACAAATATCAGATGACAGGAGAGGGACATATTGCCGATACTTATTCAGGCGCAAATGCCAAAGCGTTTACTCATAAAGATTTGTTTGATCCAGATTAA
- a CDS encoding DNA phosphorothioation system restriction enzyme produces the protein MKYSFPDLSAINWEKLAQDYFKATQKRKVAESGKSYQTCVTGIPQIPSSITLRDYQQTAVISWFRNRGRGTLKMATGSGKTITALAITTELYNKIGLQVLLVLCPYRHLVTQWAKECERFNLNPILAFESVYTWQRDLSSQLYNLRSEQQSFVTVITTNSTLMTEGFQSQLKFFPEKTLIVGDEAHNLGSPRLEENLPRKIGLRLALSATPERYFDDQGTDAILAYFGAILQPEFTLANAIEKGALVRYLYYPVWVQLTAAEALTYAKLTKRIGWALNNNENLLQNETLTSLLMQRSRLIGAASNKLAALRDLMSERLDTHHTLFYCGDGYVDNSSAAYRRQIAAVTRLLGLELGYRVTTYTADTPLAEREKIREQFEKRELQGLVAIRCLDEGVDIPSIETAIILASSGNPRQFIQRRGRILRPHPQKKRATLFDMIVMPPELERETWEIERNLLRKELKRFMEFAQLADNADEAEKQFLDVQEKYEL, from the coding sequence ATGAAATACTCCTTTCCTGACTTATCTGCTATTAACTGGGAAAAGTTAGCTCAAGATTATTTTAAAGCAACTCAAAAAAGGAAAGTTGCAGAGTCAGGGAAATCTTATCAAACTTGCGTTACAGGTATTCCTCAAATCCCCTCTTCGATTACACTGCGAGACTATCAACAAACGGCTGTTATCAGTTGGTTTCGCAATCGGGGACGGGGAACTTTAAAAATGGCCACAGGTAGCGGAAAAACTATTACGGCTTTAGCAATTACCACTGAATTATACAACAAAATTGGTTTACAAGTCCTTTTAGTGCTTTGTCCTTATCGCCATCTGGTGACTCAATGGGCCAAAGAATGTGAAAGATTTAATTTAAATCCTATTCTGGCTTTTGAAAGTGTTTATACTTGGCAAAGAGATTTATCGTCTCAACTTTATAATCTGCGTTCTGAGCAGCAATCTTTTGTCACGGTTATTACTACTAATTCCACCTTAATGACAGAAGGATTTCAATCTCAACTCAAATTTTTTCCCGAAAAAACTTTAATTGTCGGGGATGAGGCCCATAACTTAGGTTCTCCTCGCTTAGAAGAAAATTTACCTCGTAAAATCGGTTTACGCTTGGCTCTATCGGCCACGCCGGAAAGATATTTTGATGATCAGGGAACGGATGCCATTTTAGCTTATTTTGGCGCAATTTTACAACCCGAATTTACCCTAGCGAATGCGATTGAAAAAGGGGCTTTAGTCAGATATTTATACTATCCTGTTTGGGTGCAATTAACCGCAGCAGAAGCCCTCACCTATGCCAAATTAACTAAACGAATTGGTTGGGCTTTAAATAACAATGAAAATCTCCTACAAAATGAAACTTTAACTTCGTTGCTAATGCAGCGCTCACGTTTAATAGGAGCCGCCAGCAACAAGTTAGCGGCTTTACGAGATTTAATGTCTGAACGCTTAGATACCCATCATACTTTATTTTATTGTGGGGATGGTTATGTGGATAATTCTTCGGCTGCCTATCGTCGCCAAATTGCGGCAGTTACTCGTCTTTTAGGCCTAGAATTAGGCTATCGGGTGACGACTTATACCGCAGATACGCCTTTAGCTGAACGAGAAAAAATTCGTGAGCAATTTGAAAAAAGAGAATTACAGGGGTTAGTGGCTATTCGTTGTTTAGATGAAGGGGTTGATATTCCTTCCATTGAAACCGCTATTATTTTAGCCAGTAGCGGCAATCCTCGTCAATTTATTCAAAGACGCGGCAGAATTTTACGTCCTCATCCCCAAAAAAAACGCGCGACTCTATTTGATATGATTGTTATGCCGCCTGAATTAGAGCGGGAAACTTGGGAAATTGAACGAAATTTGCTCCGTAAAGAATTAAAGCGCTTTATGGAATTTGCTCAGTTAGCTGATAATGCCGATGAAGCCGAAAAACAATTTTTAGACGTGCAAGAAAAATATGAATTATAA